In Nocardioides faecalis, the following proteins share a genomic window:
- a CDS encoding citrate synthase 2: protein MPEVHHGLEGVVAFETQIAEPDKEGSALRYRGVDIEDLAGRVPFENVWGLLIDGSFTPGLPPAEAFNLPVHTGDVRVDVQAAIAMLAPAFGFGQTYDISDEQAREDLARVAVMVLSYAGQSARGLHNPVVPQRLVDEGRTLAEKFLIRWRGEADPKHAHAIDAYWSSAAEHGMNASTFTARVITSTGADVAAAFSGAIGAMSGPLHGGAPSRVLGMIEDVEKSGDARAYVKNLLDSGERLMGFGHRVYRAEDPRARVLRRTAKELGAPRYEVAEALEKAALAELRERRPDRVLETNVEFWAAIVLDFAEVPANMFTSMFTCARTGGWSAHILEQKRTGRLIRPSAIYTGPATRPASDIEGWNADWAK, encoded by the coding sequence ATGCCTGAGGTACACCACGGACTGGAGGGCGTCGTCGCCTTCGAGACGCAGATCGCCGAGCCGGACAAGGAGGGCTCAGCGCTGCGCTATCGCGGCGTCGACATCGAGGACCTCGCCGGCCGGGTGCCGTTCGAGAACGTCTGGGGCCTGTTGATCGACGGCTCCTTCACCCCCGGCCTGCCGCCGGCGGAGGCGTTCAACCTGCCCGTGCACACCGGCGACGTCCGGGTCGACGTGCAGGCCGCGATCGCGATGCTGGCGCCGGCCTTCGGGTTCGGCCAGACCTACGACATCTCTGACGAGCAGGCCCGCGAGGACCTGGCCCGGGTGGCCGTCATGGTGCTGTCCTACGCCGGGCAGTCGGCCCGCGGCCTGCACAACCCGGTGGTGCCGCAGCGCCTGGTCGACGAGGGCCGCACGCTGGCCGAGAAGTTCCTCATCCGCTGGCGCGGCGAGGCCGACCCCAAGCACGCGCACGCGATCGACGCCTACTGGTCCTCGGCCGCCGAGCACGGGATGAACGCCTCCACGTTCACCGCCCGGGTGATCACCTCCACCGGCGCCGACGTCGCCGCGGCCTTCTCCGGCGCCATCGGCGCGATGAGCGGCCCGCTGCACGGCGGAGCGCCGTCGCGGGTGCTCGGGATGATCGAGGACGTCGAGAAGTCCGGCGACGCCCGCGCCTACGTCAAGAACCTGCTGGACTCCGGCGAGCGGCTGATGGGCTTCGGCCACCGCGTCTACCGCGCCGAGGACCCCCGCGCCCGGGTGCTGCGCCGCACGGCCAAGGAGCTCGGTGCGCCGCGCTACGAGGTCGCCGAGGCGTTGGAGAAGGCTGCGCTCGCCGAGCTGCGCGAGCGCCGGCCCGACCGGGTGCTGGAGACCAACGTCGAGTTCTGGGCCGCGATCGTGCTCGACTTCGCCGAGGTGCCGGCGAACATGTTCACCTCGATGTTCACCTGCGCCCGCACCGGCGGCTGGTCCGCGCACATCCTGGAGCAGAAGCGCACCGGCCGCCTGATCCGCCCCTCGGCGATCTACACCGGTCCGGCGACCCGGCCGGCCAGCGACATCGAGGGCTGGAACGCGGACTGGGCGAAGTAG
- a CDS encoding nucleotide disphospho-sugar-binding domain-containing protein, with protein sequence MSGESRPVRVDLVAPPMAGHLHPVLGIAVRLAAEPDLAVRVVSTPGAAGVIAAAGVPGTALLAGADETLETVVNPPYRIGGNPRLLLRQFRAAMALQQRFRTELLADWGSAPPDLVIADFTLPAVGTAAQAVGVPWWTSHPSPCAIEGRSGPPAYCGGWRPGRTTLGRARDAAGRVAVRGFKRAAPRVAGVRLADLGASAVYRPDGTEAVYSPELVLALTPEAIEYPRTLPPSVRHVGPVLYTPPTGTPPLTLRAGRRHVLLTAGTHLPWHKQDLVDAARRAAVALPGVDLHVTLGGQHPHAALPSRTDAPENLFLHDVVDYAADLPRFDAVVHHGGSGVLGHTLAAGLPAVVWPVDYDQADHAVRLVDAGVALRLRRADELAGLLRRVLDEPSYAAAARAVAAQVAARPAVETIAALLRHRLASTRP encoded by the coding sequence ATGAGCGGCGAGTCCCGGCCGGTGCGGGTCGACCTCGTCGCACCGCCGATGGCAGGTCATCTGCACCCGGTGCTGGGCATCGCGGTCCGGTTGGCCGCGGAGCCGGACCTGGCGGTGCGCGTGGTCAGCACGCCCGGCGCGGCCGGGGTGATCGCGGCCGCGGGCGTGCCGGGGACCGCGTTGCTCGCCGGTGCCGACGAGACGCTGGAGACGGTGGTGAACCCGCCGTACCGGATCGGCGGCAACCCGCGGCTGCTGCTGCGCCAGTTCCGGGCCGCGATGGCGCTGCAGCAGCGGTTCCGCACCGAGCTGCTGGCCGACTGGGGCTCCGCGCCGCCGGACCTGGTGATCGCCGACTTCACCCTCCCCGCGGTCGGCACCGCCGCGCAGGCCGTCGGCGTGCCGTGGTGGACCAGCCACCCCTCGCCGTGCGCGATCGAGGGCCGCAGCGGCCCGCCGGCCTACTGCGGCGGCTGGCGCCCGGGCCGTACGACGTTGGGCCGGGCCCGCGACGCGGCGGGACGGGTCGCCGTCCGGGGGTTCAAGCGGGCGGCGCCGCGGGTGGCCGGGGTGCGGCTGGCCGACCTGGGCGCCAGCGCGGTCTACCGGCCCGACGGCACGGAGGCGGTCTACTCCCCCGAGCTGGTGCTGGCGCTGACCCCGGAGGCGATCGAGTACCCCCGCACGCTGCCGCCGTCGGTGCGTCACGTCGGCCCGGTGCTCTACACCCCGCCCACGGGCACCCCGCCACTCACGCTGCGCGCCGGTCGTCGCCACGTGCTGCTCACTGCCGGCACCCACCTGCCCTGGCACAAGCAGGACCTGGTGGACGCGGCTCGCCGCGCGGCGGTCGCGCTGCCCGGCGTCGACCTGCACGTCACCCTGGGCGGCCAGCACCCGCACGCAGCCCTCCCGTCGCGCACCGACGCCCCGGAGAACCTGTTCCTGCACGACGTCGTGGACTACGCCGCCGACCTGCCCCGCTTCGACGCCGTCGTGCACCACGGCGGCTCCGGCGTGCTCGGCCACACCCTCGCCGCCGGCCTGCCCGCGGTGGTGTGGCCGGTCGACTACGACCAGGCCGACCACGCGGTGCGGCTGGTGGACGCCGGCGTCGCGCTCCGGCTGCGCCGAGCGGACGAGCTCGCCGGGCTGCTGCGGCGGGTGCTGGACGAGCCGTCGTACGCCGCCGCGGCGCGCGCGGTGGCCGCACAGGTCGCGGCACGCCCGGCCGTCGAGACCATCGCCGCGCTCCTGCGGCACCGGCTGGCGTCGACACGCCCCTGA
- a CDS encoding glycosyltransferase, giving the protein MSGRLLPAAAAGYLGLQGAKAFSALRSARKAPPARDVSPAEIARVVVVQPILSGDPGLEDALRDNLLALEGARFCWLVDTDDPEAQRVVARLADQLAAAPEGSTRLEVLHCAPASPGTNPKLVKLQQALDHLAAEAPGDGLEDGLADRPEDRPAEVFCVLDDDTRLPRPALGALLDGLERARLVTGLPGYLPGRTVWARLVEQFVDNNAALTYLPMAPVTINGMTWAMRTTDLVAMGGFTPLLRHLTDDLAVAGAVLADGGTICQTATPQWITTTVASPTAYARLMHRWMLFANLLLRRQPPRTVAAIGLLHGVHPMLLWGVLLGSVRRRRPGPALVLLLGRALLLRTLQRRIHGRVLHRPGTSLASELLQPVHLLHAAAQPTIRWRTRTYRVRADDDFTDARA; this is encoded by the coding sequence GTGAGCGGCCGGCTGCTGCCCGCGGCCGCGGCGGGCTACCTCGGGCTGCAGGGCGCGAAGGCGTTCTCGGCGCTGCGCAGCGCGCGGAAGGCGCCGCCCGCGCGGGACGTGTCGCCGGCCGAGATCGCCCGGGTGGTCGTGGTGCAGCCGATCCTGTCGGGCGACCCCGGTCTGGAGGACGCGCTGCGCGACAACCTGCTCGCGCTCGAGGGTGCCCGGTTCTGCTGGCTGGTGGACACCGACGACCCCGAGGCGCAGCGGGTCGTCGCGCGGCTCGCCGACCAGCTGGCCGCCGCACCGGAGGGCAGCACCCGGCTGGAGGTGTTGCACTGTGCGCCGGCGTCGCCGGGCACCAACCCCAAGCTGGTCAAGCTGCAGCAGGCGCTCGACCACCTCGCGGCCGAAGCCCCCGGCGACGGGCTCGAGGACGGGCTCGCGGACAGGCCCGAGGACCGGCCGGCGGAGGTGTTCTGCGTCCTCGACGACGACACCCGGCTGCCGCGCCCGGCCCTGGGCGCGTTGCTCGACGGCCTGGAGCGGGCCCGGCTGGTCACCGGTCTGCCCGGCTACCTGCCCGGGCGCACCGTGTGGGCGCGGCTGGTGGAGCAGTTCGTGGACAACAACGCCGCCCTCACCTACCTGCCGATGGCGCCGGTGACGATCAACGGGATGACCTGGGCGATGCGGACCACCGACCTGGTCGCGATGGGCGGCTTCACGCCGCTGCTGCGTCACCTGACCGACGACCTCGCCGTGGCCGGCGCGGTGCTCGCGGACGGCGGCACCATCTGCCAGACCGCCACGCCGCAGTGGATCACCACGACCGTCGCCTCGCCCACCGCCTACGCCCGGCTGATGCACCGGTGGATGCTCTTCGCGAACCTGCTGCTGCGCCGCCAGCCGCCCCGCACCGTCGCCGCGATCGGCCTGCTGCACGGCGTGCACCCGATGCTGCTGTGGGGCGTGCTGCTGGGGTCCGTACGACGCCGCCGGCCCGGCCCCGCGCTGGTGCTGCTGCTCGGCCGGGCGCTGCTGCTACGCACGCTGCAGCGCCGCATCCACGGCCGGGTGCTGCACCGGCCAGGCACCTCGCTGGCCTCCGAGCTGCTGCAGCCGGTGCATCTGCTGCACGCCGCCGCCCAGCCGACCATCCGCTGGCGCACCCGCACCTACCGCGTCCGTGCCGACGACGACTTCACCGATGCCCGTGCCTGA
- a CDS encoding NAD-dependent epimerase/dehydratase family protein gives MRILVTGASGFVGGALAALAAAEGHEVFGIGRRPRERTRFGPGEYAAVDLGRARLSDLPELPWRPHAVVHCAARATPYATPKAFERDNVTATATVLAWCEQLGLPRLVHVSSSSVLYREGDQLDLTEDSPVGPTFVSDYARTKAASERLVADYRGSLVIARPRAVFGPEDTVLFPRILAAARAGRIPRLTGRATPAVGDLVYIDTLAHYLLALACRPELSGIYHLTNAEPVEIERLLLEVLERLGYDAPTREVSVRTALRAATVLERTWRLLHLPGEPPITPYGVGVLTSSKTFVPDRMLRDLGPPPVSIAEGVERFVAWQRVQA, from the coding sequence ATGAGGATCCTGGTGACCGGGGCGTCCGGGTTCGTCGGCGGTGCGCTGGCCGCGCTGGCCGCCGCGGAGGGCCACGAGGTCTTCGGCATCGGCCGCCGGCCCCGGGAGCGGACCCGGTTCGGTCCCGGCGAGTACGCCGCGGTGGACCTCGGCCGCGCACGGCTGAGCGACCTGCCCGAGCTGCCGTGGCGACCCCACGCGGTCGTGCACTGCGCCGCCCGCGCCACGCCGTACGCCACCCCGAAGGCGTTCGAGCGCGACAACGTCACCGCCACCGCCACCGTGCTGGCCTGGTGCGAGCAGCTCGGGCTGCCGCGGCTGGTGCACGTGTCGTCGAGCTCGGTGCTCTACCGCGAGGGCGACCAGCTCGACCTCACCGAGGACTCCCCGGTCGGGCCGACGTTCGTCAGCGACTACGCCCGCACCAAGGCCGCCTCCGAGCGGCTCGTCGCCGACTACCGCGGCTCGCTGGTGATCGCCCGGCCGCGGGCGGTCTTCGGACCGGAGGACACCGTGCTGTTCCCGCGGATCCTCGCGGCCGCGCGCGCCGGCCGGATCCCGCGGCTGACCGGCCGCGCCACCCCGGCGGTCGGCGACCTGGTCTACATCGACACCCTGGCCCACTACCTGTTGGCGCTGGCCTGCCGCCCGGAGCTGAGCGGGATCTACCACCTGACCAACGCCGAGCCGGTCGAGATCGAGCGGCTGCTGCTGGAGGTCCTCGAGCGGCTGGGGTACGACGCCCCGACCCGCGAGGTCTCCGTGCGCACCGCCCTGCGTGCCGCGACCGTGCTGGAGCGGACGTGGCGGCTGCTGCACCTGCCCGGGGAGCCGCCGATCACACCGTACGGCGTCGGGGTGCTGACCTCGTCGAAGACGTTCGTGCCGGACCGGATGCTGCGCGACCTCGGCCCGCCGCCGGTGAGCATCGCCGAGGGCGTGGAGCGGTTCGTGGCGTGGCAGCGGGTGCAGGCGTGA
- the pdxH gene encoding pyridoxamine 5'-phosphate oxidase yields the protein MSGVHEPVPDLARDPFAVPDLATLRKEYGDAGLDEADVAADPWEQWQRWYGDAAAAGLHEPNAMIVATVDPDGTPSVRTVLLKGVATERPDDGFRFFTNTASRKGRALAAEPQCALLFPWHPLERQVRVEGTATPLPTAEVEAYFAVRPRGSQLGAWASPQSRPVAGREELEQAYAEAEERFTGTDVPVPPTWGGYRVQPTSFEFWQGRPGRLHDRISYTRTSTGWEITRLAP from the coding sequence ATGTCCGGTGTCCACGAGCCCGTGCCCGACCTCGCCCGCGACCCGTTCGCTGTGCCCGACCTTGCCACCTTGCGCAAGGAGTACGGCGACGCCGGGCTGGACGAGGCGGACGTCGCCGCCGACCCGTGGGAGCAGTGGCAGCGCTGGTACGGCGACGCCGCCGCGGCCGGGCTGCACGAGCCGAACGCGATGATCGTGGCCACCGTCGACCCCGACGGCACGCCGTCGGTGCGCACCGTGCTGCTCAAGGGCGTGGCCACCGAGCGGCCCGACGACGGCTTCAGGTTCTTCACCAACACCGCCTCCCGCAAGGGACGTGCCCTGGCCGCCGAGCCGCAGTGCGCGCTGCTGTTCCCCTGGCACCCGCTGGAGCGGCAGGTCCGGGTCGAGGGCACCGCGACGCCGCTGCCCACCGCTGAGGTGGAGGCGTACTTCGCCGTCCGCCCGCGCGGCTCGCAGCTCGGCGCCTGGGCCTCCCCGCAGTCGCGGCCGGTCGCCGGACGCGAGGAGCTGGAGCAGGCCTACGCCGAGGCCGAGGAGCGCTTCACGGGCACCGACGTGCCCGTGCCCCCGACGTGGGGCGGCTACCGGGTGCAGCCGACGTCGTTCGAGTTCTGGCAGGGCCGGCCCGGTCGGCTGCACGACCGGATCAGCTACACCCGGACGTCGACCGGCTGGGAGATCACCAGGCTTGCGCCCTGA
- a CDS encoding F390 synthetase-related protein — protein MGSTVSVLESGQVARDDVGPGLVGAFLAERTVHRRNAGFEARRQRALRRFLDHTLPRAPYYAALAARTGRDRLDLADLPVVDKRTVLGDFSAFNTRGITLTEALAVAEAAERSRDFSPTLPDGTTVGLSSGTSGTRGVFLVSPAESRRWAGILLGQLIAPTSLRTLARRPLRIALFLRADSNLYRTLGSSRVRFSWHDLAVPLEQHVAALPGTDVLVAPAGVLRRLAELSADAPGRVRPLQVVSVAETLEPDDEAMIAAAFGCRVEQVYQATEGLLAVSCPAGRLHLNEAHLHVEPEWLDHRRFHPVITDFTRTTQLVVRHRLDDVLLAAPGPCPCGRPGRSITGVLGRADDVLHLRRNGGAAGTPVPVYPDVLRHAVALAGDLGDYRIEQHGTQWRLATRPGRADADTVSAVGREVAVLAARLDAEPAELVAMDWPGEDPTAKRRRIRRVSG, from the coding sequence ATGGGCTCGACGGTCTCGGTCCTCGAGAGCGGCCAGGTCGCCAGGGACGACGTGGGCCCGGGTCTGGTGGGCGCGTTCCTCGCCGAGCGCACCGTGCACCGCCGCAACGCCGGCTTCGAGGCCCGGCGGCAGCGGGCACTGCGCCGGTTCCTCGACCACACGCTGCCCCGGGCGCCGTACTACGCCGCACTGGCCGCGCGCACCGGCCGCGACCGGCTCGACCTGGCCGACCTGCCGGTGGTCGACAAGCGCACCGTGCTGGGCGACTTCTCCGCCTTCAACACCCGCGGCATCACCTTGACCGAGGCGCTCGCGGTCGCCGAGGCCGCAGAGCGCTCCCGCGACTTCTCCCCCACGCTGCCCGACGGCACCACCGTCGGGCTGTCGTCGGGCACCTCAGGCACCCGCGGCGTCTTCCTGGTCTCCCCGGCGGAGAGCCGACGCTGGGCGGGCATCCTGCTCGGCCAGCTGATCGCGCCCACCTCGTTGCGCACCCTCGCGCGGCGCCCGCTGCGGATCGCACTGTTCCTGCGCGCCGACTCCAACCTCTACCGCACGCTGGGCTCCTCCCGGGTGCGGTTCAGCTGGCACGACCTCGCCGTCCCGCTCGAGCAGCACGTGGCGGCACTGCCCGGCACCGACGTGCTCGTCGCGCCGGCCGGCGTGCTGCGCCGCCTCGCCGAGCTCTCCGCCGACGCACCGGGCCGGGTGCGGCCGCTGCAGGTGGTCTCCGTGGCCGAGACGCTGGAGCCCGACGATGAGGCGATGATCGCCGCCGCCTTCGGGTGCCGGGTCGAGCAGGTCTACCAGGCCACCGAGGGCTTGCTCGCCGTCAGCTGCCCCGCCGGCCGGCTGCACCTCAACGAGGCGCACCTGCACGTGGAGCCGGAGTGGCTCGACCACCGCCGCTTCCACCCGGTGATCACCGACTTCACCCGGACCACCCAGCTCGTCGTACGGCACCGGCTCGACGACGTGCTGCTCGCCGCCCCCGGCCCGTGCCCGTGCGGGCGACCCGGACGCAGCATCACCGGCGTCCTCGGCCGCGCCGACGACGTGCTCCACCTGCGGCGCAACGGCGGCGCCGCGGGCACCCCCGTGCCCGTCTACCCCGACGTGCTGCGGCACGCGGTGGCGCTGGCCGGGGACCTGGGCGACTACCGCATCGAGCAGCACGGCACGCAGTGGCGCCTGGCCACCCGACCGGGCCGCGCCGACGCGGACACCGTGTCGGCGGTGGGCCGGGAGGTCGCGGTGCTGGCCGCCCGGTTGGACGCCGAGCCGGCGGAGCTGGTCGCGATGGACTGGCCGGGCGAGGACCCCACAGCGAAGCGACGACGGATCAGGAGGGTGAGCGGATGA
- a CDS encoding 3-oxoacyl-[acyl-carrier-protein] synthase III C-terminal domain-containing protein: MPVAGARALRILGTGVALPEEVLTSVELDHRLGLVPGTVEARTGVRQRRVERGSAAALGARAARAALEAAGLDLDDVDLVIGASATPDQPLPCNAALVHEELAPSRPVPAWDVNASCLSFLVALDLAATLVEAGRHQRILIVSADIASVGLDFSDLGASGIFGDGGAAAVVGPAGDTGSAVLAADFATHSEGAHTCEIRGGGSRHAPDRVTGDYAEWARFRMQGGAVFRLAVKHVPAFTDKLLADAGVGMADLAAVVPHQASHHALSWVRQRLGAGDRMIDIYADVGNQVAASLPSALHAAITDGRLRRGDHALLLGTGAGLSIGGAVLCY; this comes from the coding sequence TTGCCCGTCGCCGGAGCGCGTGCCCTGAGGATCCTCGGGACCGGGGTGGCCCTGCCCGAGGAGGTGCTGACCAGCGTCGAGCTGGACCACCGCCTGGGCCTGGTGCCCGGCACGGTCGAGGCGCGCACCGGCGTGCGCCAGCGGCGGGTGGAGCGGGGCAGCGCCGCCGCCCTGGGCGCCCGGGCCGCCCGTGCCGCGCTCGAGGCGGCCGGGCTGGACCTCGACGACGTCGACCTGGTGATCGGTGCCAGCGCCACCCCGGACCAGCCGCTGCCCTGCAACGCCGCGCTGGTGCACGAGGAGCTCGCACCGTCGCGGCCGGTGCCGGCCTGGGACGTCAACGCCAGCTGCCTCAGCTTCCTCGTCGCGCTCGACCTCGCCGCCACCTTGGTGGAGGCCGGTCGGCACCAGCGGATCCTCATCGTCTCCGCCGACATCGCCTCCGTCGGCCTCGACTTCTCCGACCTCGGCGCCTCCGGCATCTTCGGCGACGGTGGGGCCGCCGCCGTGGTCGGCCCGGCCGGCGACACCGGCTCGGCGGTGCTGGCGGCCGACTTCGCCACGCACAGCGAGGGCGCCCACACCTGCGAGATCCGCGGCGGCGGCTCGCGCCACGCCCCCGACCGGGTCACGGGTGACTACGCCGAGTGGGCCCGGTTCCGGATGCAGGGCGGCGCCGTCTTCCGGCTCGCGGTCAAGCACGTGCCGGCGTTCACCGACAAGCTGCTGGCCGACGCCGGGGTCGGCATGGCCGACCTGGCTGCCGTCGTGCCGCACCAGGCCAGCCACCACGCCCTGTCCTGGGTGCGCCAACGGCTCGGCGCCGGAGACCGGATGATCGACATCTACGCCGACGTCGGCAACCAGGTGGCGGCGTCCCTGCCGTCCGCGCTGCACGCCGCGATCACCGACGGCCGGCTGCGCCGAGGCGACCACGCCCTGCTGCTGGGCACCGGGGCCGGGCTCAGCATCGGCGGGGCGGTGCTGTGCTACTGA
- a CDS encoding MBL fold metallo-hydrolase, translating to MELHWLRVGHCVQVEALARRGGRVRLIEFPSYAAAIRHPDRPELGWTLFDTGYATHFLDATERLPERLYRTLLPVTLPEHERLPVQLAGLGIDPLDVRRVVLSHFHGDHVAGLRDHPNAQVLAGGAGLAQVRRLGRIGALRHGLLPGLLPEDVAARFRAVEELPGVDLAVSPTGTGWDLLGDRSLLVVPLPGHMPGHLGLLLTATDGRQVLLAGDAAWSTRAITEPAPPSRLVGAGFDDWTAALGTLGHLHRLHRAHPELLVLPAHCDEAAAAWSGSGEPRP from the coding sequence GTGGAGCTGCACTGGCTGCGTGTGGGCCACTGCGTCCAGGTCGAGGCGCTGGCCCGCCGCGGCGGCCGGGTCCGCCTCATCGAGTTCCCCTCCTACGCCGCCGCGATCCGCCACCCCGACCGCCCGGAGCTGGGCTGGACGCTGTTCGACACCGGCTACGCCACCCACTTCCTCGACGCCACCGAGCGGCTGCCCGAGCGCCTGTACCGCACCCTGCTGCCGGTGACCCTGCCCGAGCACGAGCGGTTGCCGGTGCAGCTCGCCGGGCTGGGCATCGACCCCCTCGACGTACGACGGGTGGTGCTCTCGCACTTCCACGGCGACCACGTCGCGGGCCTGCGCGACCACCCGAACGCCCAGGTCCTCGCCGGCGGTGCGGGACTGGCCCAGGTGCGCCGCCTGGGCCGGATCGGGGCGCTGCGCCACGGCCTGCTGCCGGGCCTGCTGCCCGAGGACGTCGCCGCTCGGTTCCGCGCCGTCGAGGAGCTGCCCGGCGTCGACCTCGCCGTCTCCCCCACCGGCACCGGCTGGGACCTGCTCGGCGACCGCAGCCTCCTCGTCGTACCGCTGCCCGGCCACATGCCCGGCCACCTGGGGCTGCTGCTCACCGCCACCGACGGCCGGCAGGTGCTCCTCGCCGGCGACGCGGCCTGGTCGACCCGCGCGATCACCGAGCCGGCGCCGCCCTCGCGGCTGGTCGGGGCCGGCTTCGACGACTGGACCGCCGCGCTGGGCACCCTCGGCCACCTGCACCGCCTGCACCGGGCCCACCCCGAGCTGCTCGTCCTGCCCGCGCACTGCGACGAGGCGGCCGCGGCCTGGTCCGGCTCCGGCGAGCCCCGTCCCTGA
- a CDS encoding DHA2 family efflux MFS transporter permease subunit, whose translation MSEPAVPARPAEPDYPDHIDGAVLKVALVVVLGAIMSILDITVVSVALPTFAEEFDSSLATVAWTMTAYTLALATVIPATGWAADRFGTKRIYLVALALFTAGSVLCALADSITMLIVFRVLQGLGGGMLMPLGMAMMTRAAGPKRMGRLMAILGVPMLLGPISGPILGGWLIDIASWHWIFLINLPLGAIAIAASAKILPKDDPHPSERFDLIGMLLLSPGLALLLFGVSSIAESGEGASFGPRVWASASAGVVLIVAFVLYSFKPKHPLVDLRLFRNRRLTLATITMFLFMVAFMGAGLLFPSYYLQVRGESTLTAGLLVAPQGLGAMLMMPIAGVLADKIPIGRTAPFGLVAMALGLVGFMQLEADTSYWVLSAALFLMGLGQGLTMMPIMTSALKSLTHAEAARGSTLVNIIQQVGGSVGTAVLSVVLTAQLGKSKDVPLPDGETVTEAELAIAATMQPGLAETLGLPRDLIDRGLDAAAGAFGNTFGIAVVLVLLTLVPVAFLPRKREDDAASDPDEDVMPVLLH comes from the coding sequence ATGAGTGAACCCGCGGTGCCCGCACGCCCCGCCGAGCCCGACTACCCCGACCACATCGACGGCGCCGTCCTCAAGGTCGCGCTGGTGGTGGTCCTCGGCGCGATCATGTCCATCCTCGACATCACCGTCGTCTCGGTGGCGCTGCCCACCTTCGCCGAGGAGTTCGACAGCTCCCTGGCGACGGTGGCGTGGACGATGACGGCGTACACGCTCGCGCTGGCCACCGTCATCCCCGCCACCGGCTGGGCGGCCGACCGGTTCGGCACCAAGCGGATCTACCTGGTGGCGCTCGCGCTGTTCACCGCCGGGTCCGTGCTGTGCGCGCTGGCGGACTCGATCACGATGCTCATCGTCTTCCGGGTGCTCCAGGGCCTCGGCGGCGGCATGCTGATGCCGCTGGGCATGGCGATGATGACCCGGGCGGCCGGCCCGAAGCGGATGGGTCGGCTCATGGCGATCCTCGGCGTCCCGATGCTGCTCGGCCCGATCAGCGGCCCGATCCTCGGCGGCTGGCTGATCGACATCGCTTCCTGGCACTGGATCTTCCTGATCAACCTGCCGCTCGGTGCGATCGCGATCGCCGCCTCGGCGAAGATCCTGCCCAAGGACGACCCGCACCCCTCCGAGCGCTTCGACCTCATCGGCATGCTGCTGCTCTCGCCCGGCCTCGCGCTGCTGCTCTTCGGAGTCTCCTCGATCGCCGAGTCCGGCGAGGGTGCCTCCTTCGGCCCGCGGGTCTGGGCCTCCGCCTCGGCCGGAGTGGTGCTGATCGTCGCGTTCGTGCTCTACAGCTTCAAGCCCAAGCACCCGCTGGTCGACCTGCGCCTGTTCCGCAACCGGCGGCTGACGCTGGCCACGATCACCATGTTCCTCTTCATGGTTGCGTTCATGGGCGCCGGCCTGCTGTTCCCCAGCTACTACCTGCAGGTGCGCGGCGAGTCCACGCTGACCGCGGGACTGCTCGTCGCGCCGCAGGGCCTCGGCGCGATGCTGATGATGCCGATCGCCGGCGTGCTCGCCGACAAGATCCCGATCGGGCGCACGGCGCCGTTCGGCCTCGTCGCGATGGCGCTGGGCCTGGTCGGCTTCATGCAGCTCGAGGCGGACACGTCGTACTGGGTGCTCAGCGCGGCGCTGTTCCTGATGGGCCTGGGCCAGGGCCTGACGATGATGCCGATCATGACCTCGGCGCTGAAGTCGCTCACCCACGCCGAGGCCGCGCGCGGCTCCACGCTGGTCAACATCATCCAGCAGGTCGGCGGCTCGGTCGGCACGGCTGTGCTCTCCGTCGTGCTCACCGCGCAGCTGGGCAAGTCCAAGGACGTCCCGCTGCCCGACGGCGAGACCGTGACCGAGGCGGAGCTGGCCATCGCCGCGACGATGCAGCCCGGCCTGGCCGAGACGCTGGGCCTGCCACGAGACCTGATCGACCGTGGGCTGGACGCGGCGGCCGGCGCCTTCGGCAACACCTTCGGCATCGCGGTGGTGCTGGTGCTGCTCACCCTGGTCCCGGTGGCGTTCCTGCCGCGCAAGCGGGAGGACGACGCCGCGTCGGACCCGGACGAGGACGTCATGCCGGTGCTGTTGCACTGA